The DNA sequence CAAAGTAGCCAACTTCCGTGAGTTGGCCCAGCAAATCCTGGACACGGCCGTGCGCACCAACGCCGGCACTAAGGAAGACCTGCTGGCCGCCAAGGCTGCCGACGGCCGCACCGTGCAGGAGCACGTGACGGACCTGATGGGCAAAATTGGCGAGAAGCTGGACGTGACCTACGCCACGCTGACCGCTGAGAAAGTCGCTTCGTACGTGCACTCCGACAGCAAGAAAGGCGTGCTCGTGGGCCTGAAGAACGTGGGCAGCGCCGACACCGCTGAGGTAGGCCGCGACGTAGCCATGCAAATCGTGGCCATGAAGCCCGTTGCCGTGGACAAAGACGGCGTGGACTCCGCTACGGTAGAGCGCGAAATCGAAGTTGGCAAGGAGCAGGCGCGTGCCGAAGGCAAGCCCGAAGCCATGCTGGAGAAAATCGCCCAGGGCAAGCTCAACAAGTTCTACAAAGACAACACGCTCCTGAACCAGGAATTCGTGAAGGACAACTCGAAGACCATCGCCCAATTGCTCGACGGCACGTCGAAAGGCATGACGGTTTCGGACTTCAAGCGCGTAGTCATCGGAGCTTAATTGCTGCTTTTAGCTAAATTGAAAAGGCCCGCTAGCTCAACGCTAGCAGGCCTTTTATTTTTTGCTTCTGATATCAGAGAGGAGACGATTTCCTTTGTCGGATTACTGAAATCAA is a window from the Hymenobacter nivis genome containing:
- the tsf gene encoding translation elongation factor Ts, producing the protein MAAITAADVNKLRTMTGAGMMDCKKALVEADGDFEAARDILRKHGQKIADKRAENETSEGLVLVNVSADGTSGKLVALACETESVAKVANFRELAQQILDTAVRTNAGTKEDLLAAKAADGRTVQEHVTDLMGKIGEKLDVTYATLTAEKVASYVHSDSKKGVLVGLKNVGSADTAEVGRDVAMQIVAMKPVAVDKDGVDSATVEREIEVGKEQARAEGKPEAMLEKIAQGKLNKFYKDNTLLNQEFVKDNSKTIAQLLDGTSKGMTVSDFKRVVIGA